In Streptococcus parasuis, the following proteins share a genomic window:
- the mfd gene encoding transcription-repair coupling factor, which translates to MNILDILHKNKQINQWQSGLNKSTRQLLLGLSGTSKSLVMATAYDCLAEKIMIVTASQNEAEKLVADLTAIIGSENVYNFFTDDSPIAEFIFASKERIQSRIDSLNFLTDTTRSGIIVVSMAACRVLLPNPVAYKNAKIQIEIGQEFEVDTLVKKLVNIGYKKVSRVLTQGEFSQRGDILDIFDMQADSPYRMEFFGDEIDGIRIFDVDSQKSLENLDKVTIAPASDIILSSEDYERARQKIQTAIEHSSIEDQQSYLREVLADMQAEYRHPDLRKFLSFLYENSWTLLDYLPKSSPLFLDDFHKIADKQAQFEKEVAELLTDDLQNSKSVSSIQYFASTYSELRKYKPATFFSSFQKGLGNVKFDALYQFTQHPMQEFFHQIPLLKEELTRYAKSKNTVIIQASSESSLHTLQKSLQEYNIQLPSYPSDKLVEGQQQVTIGQFTAGFHLMDEKLVLITEKEIFNKKIKRKVRKTNISNAERIKDYSELAVGDYVVHHVHGIGQYLGIETIEISGIHRDYLTVQYQNADRISIPVEQIDLLSKYLASDGKAPKVNKLNDGRFQRTKQKVQKQVEDIADDLIKLYAERSQLKGFAFSPDDENQVEFDNYFTHVETDDQLRSIDEIKKDMEKDSPMDRLLVGDVGFGKTEVAMRAAFKAVNDGKQVAILVPTTVLAQQHYANFQERFAEFPVNVDVMSRFKTKAEQEKTLEKLKKGQIDILIGTHRLLSKDVIFADLGLLVIDEEQRFGVKHKERLKELKKKIDVLTLTATPIPRTLQMSMLGIRDLSVIETPPTNRYPVQTYVMETNPSVIRDAVLREIDRGGQVYYLYNKVDTIEQKVSELRELVPEATIGYVHGQMSEIQLENTLYAFVEGEYDILVTTTIIETGVDIPNANTLFIENADHMGLSTLYQLRGRVGRSSRIAYAYLMYRPDKSLTEVAEKRLEAIKGFTELGSGFKIAMQDLSIRGAGNILGAAQSGFIDSVGYELYSQLLEQAILEKQGKSAQRQKSNSEVNLQIDAYLPSDYIADQRQKIEIYKRIKSIDSRVNYQELQEELIDRFGEYPDVVAYLLEIGLLKSYLDQVFCHTVLKRQHQVIVTFEPMAGQIFLTQDYFEALSSTNLKAQITENRGKLAIIFNVQQKKEYEILGEMISFAEKLQEIKARKAE; encoded by the coding sequence ATGAATATATTAGATATACTTCACAAGAATAAGCAAATCAACCAATGGCAGTCAGGATTGAATAAATCAACTAGGCAATTGCTGTTGGGGCTTTCTGGAACGAGTAAATCTTTAGTCATGGCTACTGCTTATGATTGTCTAGCAGAGAAAATAATGATAGTGACTGCTAGTCAGAATGAAGCTGAAAAGCTAGTAGCAGATTTAACAGCGATAATTGGTAGTGAGAATGTTTACAACTTCTTTACAGACGATAGTCCGATTGCAGAGTTTATATTTGCCTCAAAAGAACGAATCCAGTCAAGAATTGACAGCTTGAATTTTTTGACTGACACCACTCGGTCAGGAATTATTGTTGTCAGTATGGCAGCTTGTAGGGTTTTATTGCCAAATCCAGTAGCCTATAAAAATGCAAAGATTCAAATTGAAATAGGTCAAGAATTTGAAGTTGACACTCTTGTAAAGAAACTTGTTAATATTGGTTATAAGAAAGTGTCTCGTGTCTTAACACAGGGAGAATTTAGCCAACGTGGTGATATACTAGATATTTTTGATATGCAAGCAGACTCACCATATCGCATGGAATTTTTTGGAGACGAGATTGATGGTATTCGAATTTTTGATGTGGATAGTCAAAAATCTTTAGAAAATCTAGATAAAGTCACCATTGCTCCTGCTTCAGATATCATTTTGTCTTCGGAAGATTATGAGCGAGCGAGACAAAAAATTCAAACAGCCATTGAACATTCAAGTATAGAAGATCAGCAGTCTTATTTACGCGAAGTATTAGCAGATATGCAAGCGGAGTATAGACATCCAGACTTGCGTAAATTCTTGTCTTTTTTATATGAAAATTCATGGACCTTATTGGACTATTTACCTAAGAGTTCGCCTCTATTTTTAGATGATTTTCATAAAATTGCTGACAAACAAGCACAGTTTGAAAAAGAGGTTGCTGAATTATTGACAGATGATTTACAAAATAGTAAATCCGTGTCAAGTATACAGTATTTTGCATCAACGTATTCAGAATTAAGAAAATATAAACCTGCTACCTTCTTTTCGAGTTTTCAAAAGGGGTTGGGAAATGTAAAATTCGATGCACTTTATCAATTTACACAACACCCTATGCAAGAATTCTTCCACCAAATTCCACTTTTAAAGGAAGAATTGACTCGGTATGCTAAGTCAAAGAATACGGTCATAATTCAAGCAAGTTCTGAATCAAGTTTACATACTTTACAAAAATCTTTACAAGAGTATAATATCCAACTACCATCTTATCCATCAGATAAGTTGGTAGAAGGTCAACAACAAGTTACTATTGGGCAATTTACAGCTGGGTTTCATCTGATGGATGAAAAGCTTGTTTTGATTACTGAAAAAGAGATTTTTAATAAAAAAATTAAGCGTAAGGTTCGAAAAACGAATATTTCTAATGCTGAGCGCATAAAGGACTATAGTGAGCTAGCTGTTGGTGACTATGTTGTTCACCATGTTCACGGTATTGGTCAGTATTTAGGAATTGAAACCATTGAAATTTCAGGAATTCATCGTGATTATCTGACTGTCCAATATCAAAATGCAGATCGAATTTCCATTCCAGTCGAACAAATAGATCTTCTCTCCAAATACTTAGCATCTGATGGAAAAGCTCCAAAAGTTAATAAATTAAATGATGGTCGTTTCCAGCGAACAAAACAAAAAGTTCAAAAACAGGTAGAAGATATAGCAGACGATTTAATTAAACTATATGCTGAGCGTAGCCAACTAAAAGGCTTTGCCTTTTCACCAGATGATGAGAATCAGGTTGAGTTTGACAACTACTTTACACATGTGGAAACCGACGACCAACTTCGTTCCATTGATGAAATTAAGAAGGACATGGAAAAAGACTCTCCAATGGATCGTTTATTAGTAGGAGATGTTGGTTTTGGTAAAACAGAAGTAGCTATGCGTGCTGCCTTTAAAGCTGTCAATGATGGCAAACAGGTTGCTATTCTTGTACCAACGACTGTTCTGGCCCAACAACATTATGCGAATTTCCAAGAACGGTTTGCAGAGTTTCCTGTAAATGTGGATGTTATGAGTCGTTTTAAAACAAAGGCAGAGCAGGAAAAAACACTTGAGAAGTTGAAAAAAGGACAAATTGATATCCTGATTGGGACCCATCGTCTTCTATCAAAAGATGTTATTTTTGCAGATTTAGGTTTACTGGTTATTGACGAAGAGCAACGGTTCGGTGTCAAGCATAAGGAACGCTTGAAGGAACTGAAAAAGAAAATTGATGTCTTAACATTGACTGCTACCCCAATTCCTCGCACTCTACAAATGTCTATGCTAGGGATAAGAGATTTATCAGTAATTGAGACTCCACCGACCAATCGGTATCCTGTTCAGACATATGTGATGGAAACAAATCCATCTGTAATTCGAGATGCAGTTCTAAGAGAAATTGATCGAGGAGGGCAGGTTTACTACCTTTACAATAAAGTTGACACTATTGAACAAAAAGTGTCTGAATTGAGAGAATTAGTCCCAGAAGCTACTATAGGATATGTTCATGGTCAAATGTCAGAAATCCAATTAGAAAATACTCTCTATGCCTTTGTAGAGGGTGAGTATGATATTCTAGTGACTACAACAATCATCGAAACAGGTGTTGATATTCCAAATGCTAATACACTGTTTATTGAGAATGCAGATCACATGGGACTGTCAACTCTTTATCAACTTAGAGGACGTGTTGGCCGTTCCAGTCGGATTGCCTATGCCTATCTCATGTACCGTCCAGACAAGTCCTTGACAGAAGTAGCTGAAAAACGTTTGGAGGCAATCAAGGGCTTTACAGAACTAGGATCAGGTTTCAAGATTGCTATGCAAGATTTGTCTATTCGTGGTGCAGGTAATATTTTAGGTGCTGCCCAGTCAGGATTTATTGATTCTGTAGGTTATGAACTGTATTCACAATTGCTAGAACAGGCTATTTTAGAAAAACAAGGCAAGTCAGCTCAGCGTCAGAAAAGTAACTCTGAGGTCAACCTACAGATTGATGCTTATCTACCAAGTGACTACATTGCTGACCAACGGCAAAAAATCGAAATTTACAAACGCATCAAGAGCATTGACAGTCGTGTAAACTATCAAGAATTACAAGAAGAATTGATAGACCGTTTTGGTGAATATCCAGATGTTGTTGCATACTTACTTGAAATTGGACTTCTTAAATCATATCTGGACCAGGTCTTTTGTCATACTGTTTTAAAACGACAACATCAGGTGATTGTCACATTTGAACCGATGGCAGGTCAAATTTTTCTGACGCAAGATTATTTCGAAGCACTTTCTTCCACTAATTTAAAAGCTCAGATAACAGAAAATAGAGGAAAGTTGGCAATTATTTTTAATGTGCAACAGAAAAAAGAATATGAGATTTTAGGAGAAATGATTTCTTTTGCTGAAAAGTTGCAAGAAATAAAGGCTAGAAAGGCAGAATAA
- a CDS encoding RNA-binding S4 domain-containing protein, protein MRLDKYLKVSRIIKRRTVAKEVADKGRIKVNGILAKSSTDLKINDQIEIQFGNKLLTVKVLEMKDSTKKEDALKMYEIISEKRIETDEKI, encoded by the coding sequence ATGAGACTAGATAAATATTTAAAAGTTTCTCGCATTATCAAGCGTCGAACAGTTGCAAAAGAAGTAGCTGATAAGGGAAGAATAAAAGTCAATGGCATTTTAGCAAAATCTTCAACAGATTTGAAAATAAATGATCAGATTGAAATCCAATTCGGCAATAAACTACTCACTGTTAAAGTACTTGAAATGAAAGATTCTACAAAAAAAGAAGATGCGCTGAAAATGTATGAAATAATCAGTGAAAAAAGGATAGAAACAGATGAAAAAATCTAA
- a CDS encoding FtsB family cell division protein — protein sequence MKKSNILQLNNAFIQSERQKDQHFHEERQRKNRFMGAILVLVIFLFILPTYNLVQSYGKLQENEKKLVELETRYEELVDVEKQESQLVTKLKDEDYAAKYVRAKYQYSKEGEFVYNIPGLPND from the coding sequence ATGAAAAAATCTAACATCCTCCAACTGAATAATGCCTTTATTCAGTCAGAACGCCAAAAAGATCAACATTTTCATGAAGAACGACAACGAAAAAATCGTTTTATGGGAGCCATACTTGTTTTAGTCATTTTTTTGTTTATATTGCCGACTTATAACTTAGTTCAAAGCTATGGTAAGTTGCAAGAAAATGAAAAGAAATTGGTTGAATTAGAAACACGGTATGAAGAATTAGTTGATGTTGAAAAGCAAGAATCTCAATTGGTAACCAAATTAAAAGATGAAGATTATGCTGCCAAATATGTTCGAGCAAAATATCAATACTCCAAAGAAGGGGAATTTGTCTACAATATTCCAGGGTTACCAAATGACTGA
- a CDS encoding SP_0009 family protein: MTESILQIVEQFLQHSDEKLEELSQKNRELKLEEKET; the protein is encoded by the coding sequence ATGACTGAGTCTATTTTACAAATTGTGGAGCAATTTTTACAGCATTCTGACGAAAAATTAGAAGAATTATCGCAAAAAAATAGGGAACTGAAGCTAGAAGAAAAGGAAACATAG
- a CDS encoding serine hydrolase: MQKKLIVWLLPILFGWQVVDSTEIPFELTAQEEYELTQTVYDQYFQTIPQNPNVFQTESIYSDVNLTQVSGQIKPNQDFSITGVAINERKELVYQLDNTYYILASKQLLFDDRIVTESSVEQTYWLKQGFTVLSSPISNQAKELKTDLRAYQAITISKIATTAIGDFAYISDRGWISLKDLSEKDNRMEAVQALLSSNYSKNNIGIYVKDLTTETEAGVNQDKIFYSASIAKLPILYYVQEQLNAGQVVLNTTVKYTAESISFNGAYKVSGSGSLAKTPDNKDYTIEELINKTAKESDNVASNLLSYYIANKFDDDFYQVTTAVTGSRWDMVSRETSAQVAGKMMEALYEQNGYVIESLLSTQFDNQRISKDIPVPVAHKIGDADDVKHDVAIVYAESPFVLSIFTDKSSYDEITQIANDIYGILK, encoded by the coding sequence ATGCAGAAAAAACTGATCGTATGGTTGTTACCAATTTTATTTGGATGGCAAGTGGTTGATAGTACTGAAATACCATTTGAACTCACAGCGCAAGAAGAATATGAATTAACGCAAACTGTTTATGATCAGTATTTTCAAACAATCCCTCAAAATCCAAATGTTTTTCAAACTGAAAGTATCTATTCTGATGTAAACTTGACTCAGGTAAGTGGACAAATAAAACCAAATCAAGATTTTTCTATCACTGGTGTAGCAATCAATGAAAGGAAAGAGTTAGTGTATCAATTAGATAATACTTACTATATTCTTGCAAGTAAACAGCTACTCTTTGATGATAGGATTGTGACCGAATCCTCTGTAGAACAAACTTATTGGCTTAAACAAGGTTTTACTGTATTGTCTTCCCCAATTTCTAATCAAGCAAAGGAATTGAAAACAGACTTGCGGGCCTATCAAGCAATTACCATTTCTAAAATTGCGACAACTGCCATTGGAGACTTTGCCTATATCAGTGATAGAGGCTGGATTTCACTAAAAGATTTATCAGAAAAAGACAATAGAATGGAAGCTGTTCAAGCATTGTTGAGTAGCAACTATTCAAAAAATAATATAGGTATTTATGTAAAAGATTTAACAACTGAAACGGAAGCAGGTGTTAATCAAGACAAGATATTTTATTCTGCAAGTATTGCTAAGCTCCCTATTTTATACTATGTCCAAGAGCAACTGAATGCTGGTCAAGTTGTTTTGAACACTACAGTTAAATATACAGCAGAATCAATCTCATTTAATGGGGCATATAAAGTCTCTGGTAGTGGTTCCTTAGCAAAAACACCCGATAACAAAGACTACACCATTGAGGAATTAATTAATAAAACAGCTAAAGAGTCAGATAATGTAGCAAGTAATTTACTTTCATATTATATAGCAAATAAATTTGATGATGATTTTTATCAAGTGACGACTGCTGTAACAGGTAGTAGATGGGATATGGTTTCACGTGAAACATCAGCTCAAGTTGCAGGAAAAATGATGGAAGCCTTATATGAACAAAATGGCTATGTCATAGAAAGTTTATTATCTACCCAATTTGATAACCAACGCATTTCGAAAGACATTCCAGTCCCAGTTGCTCATAAGATTGGTGATGCAGATGATGTGAAACATGATGTGGCAATTGTATATGCAGAATCTCCTTTTGTTTTATCCATCTTTACGGATAAATCGAGCTATGATGAGATTACCCAAATCGCAAATGATATTTATGGTATATTGAAGTAA
- the tilS gene encoding tRNA lysidine(34) synthetase TilS: protein MKNKFLKVTQEGHFFDKHKKVLVAVSGGLDSMNLFHLLHEYSKELGIELGLAHVNHGQREESVTEEKYLKQLAKDCEVPFYLSRFEGIFSEEAARKWRYTFFAEVMEKEGYTALVTAHHADDQAETVLMRLIRGSRLRHLSAIKSIQSFASGELIRPLLSFHKTEFEDLFHFEDSSNTDLGYFRNRVRNNYIPQLKQENPKIDVALNHLADDTNYIYQALRDLTKNISTTDLVSFQQQTPAVQRVLIEEYLDNFPELQLSRSQFEQLIHILQSNKNYYHILKNDYVLEKNYQNFRIYKIGPETYSQQEKIVVKSEGIFSYDSYIFSLNLPLKDADWVIYFPTDEPILLRGRQAGDAILVNGITKKLRRWFIDHKIPQKIRQDAIIIEQSDKIYGIVKLVTSDLSKFAKNDIIKATLYIKMKE, encoded by the coding sequence ATGAAAAATAAATTTTTAAAAGTGACACAGGAAGGTCACTTTTTTGATAAACACAAGAAAGTATTAGTAGCCGTATCAGGTGGTTTAGATTCTATGAATCTATTTCATCTCTTGCACGAATACAGCAAAGAATTAGGCATTGAACTTGGACTTGCCCATGTCAACCATGGACAAAGAGAGGAATCTGTTACTGAGGAAAAATATCTCAAACAGTTAGCAAAAGATTGTGAAGTACCTTTCTATTTATCCCGCTTTGAAGGAATATTTTCAGAAGAAGCAGCACGTAAATGGCGCTATACATTTTTTGCTGAAGTTATGGAGAAAGAGGGATACACTGCTCTAGTCACAGCCCATCATGCTGATGATCAAGCCGAGACGGTGTTGATGCGTTTGATAAGAGGGAGTCGACTGCGCCACCTATCTGCCATTAAGTCTATTCAATCCTTTGCCTCAGGTGAGCTTATCCGACCACTATTATCTTTCCATAAAACCGAGTTTGAAGACCTATTTCACTTTGAAGATAGTAGTAATACAGATTTGGGATATTTTCGAAATAGAGTCAGAAATAACTACATTCCACAGTTAAAACAAGAAAATCCTAAAATTGATGTGGCACTCAATCATCTAGCAGATGATACCAATTACATCTATCAAGCATTACGAGACTTAACAAAGAATATATCAACAACTGATTTGGTAAGTTTTCAACAACAGACACCGGCGGTTCAACGCGTCTTAATTGAAGAGTATTTAGATAATTTTCCTGAATTACAACTCTCTCGTTCTCAGTTCGAGCAATTGATACATATATTACAATCGAATAAGAACTATTATCATATATTAAAAAATGACTATGTACTAGAGAAAAACTATCAGAATTTTCGTATCTATAAAATAGGACCAGAGACGTATAGCCAACAGGAAAAAATCGTGGTAAAATCAGAAGGTATTTTTTCATATGATTCTTATATTTTTTCTCTGAACCTCCCCTTAAAAGATGCGGATTGGGTAATTTATTTTCCAACAGATGAACCAATTTTATTAAGAGGAAGACAAGCAGGAGATGCTATCCTAGTAAATGGCATCACTAAAAAACTCCGTCGCTGGTTTATTGACCATAAAATTCCACAAAAAATTAGACAGGATGCTATTATCATCGAACAATCGGATAAAATATACGGAATTGTAAAACTAGTGACTAGTGATTTGAGTAAATTTGCAAAGAATGATATAATTAAGGCTACATTATATATAAAAATGAAAGAGTAG
- the hpt gene encoding hypoxanthine phosphoribosyltransferase — translation MLDKDIKKILVSEEEIVEKSKELGQIIAKEYADKNPLLVGILKGSIPFMAELIKHIDAHIETDYMVVSSYHGGTESSGTVKIVKDLDNSVAGRHIIFVEDIIDTGRTLKELKELFALRQAASIKIATLLDKPEGRVVEIEPDYTCFTIPNEFVVGFGLDYDENYRNLPYVGVLKEEVYTK, via the coding sequence ATGTTGGACAAAGATATAAAGAAAATTCTTGTTTCAGAAGAAGAGATAGTCGAAAAAAGTAAAGAACTCGGACAAATTATTGCGAAAGAATATGCTGATAAGAACCCACTTCTCGTTGGTATTTTGAAAGGTTCTATTCCTTTTATGGCAGAACTTATCAAACATATTGATGCCCATATTGAAACAGACTATATGGTTGTTTCAAGTTACCATGGTGGTACTGAAAGTAGTGGGACAGTTAAAATTGTCAAAGACTTAGACAATAGTGTTGCTGGTCGTCATATTATTTTTGTAGAAGATATCATTGATACTGGTCGCACACTGAAAGAATTAAAAGAACTCTTTGCATTGCGACAAGCTGCATCAATTAAAATTGCTACACTTCTAGATAAACCTGAAGGTCGTGTTGTTGAAATAGAACCAGACTATACTTGTTTCACCATTCCAAATGAATTTGTAGTAGGGTTTGGATTAGATTATGACGAAAATTACCGTAACCTTCCTTATGTTGGTGTACTCAAAGAGGAAGTTTATACAAAATAG